Proteins co-encoded in one Salvia splendens isolate huo1 chromosome 4, SspV2, whole genome shotgun sequence genomic window:
- the LOC121799611 gene encoding tropinone reductase-like 1: MNLKLSANCAVSPRLQGKVAIVTGGASGIGASAVSLFNDHGAKVVIADIQDDLGNALAESLGPDVTYIHCDVTDEDHVHGLVDAAVAKHGRVDIMYSNAGVVERTTSIVDVDKGELQRTLSVNLAGAFLAAKHAARVMAPARKGCIIFTASACTEVAGIAGHAYVASKYGIVGLMKSLAVELGSHGIRANCVSPFGVLTGIAARDEKTKLMFDGMMSAVGNLKGKILTAEDVAKAALYLASEEASYVSGLNLVVDGGYSVVNPTLNNIMSAGQS; encoded by the exons ATGAATCTCAAGTTGAGTGCAAACTGCGCTGTTTCTCCAAG GTTGCAAGGAAAAGTGGCCATAGTAACTGGCGGCGCAAGTGGCATAGGAGCAAGCGCGGTGAGCCTATTCAACGACCACGGCGCAAAGGTCGTGATCGCCGACATCCAAGACGATCTCGGAAATGCCCTAGCCGAGAGTCTCGGTCCCGACGTCACCTACATCCACTGCGACGTCACGGACGAGGACCACGTCCACGGCCTAGTGGATGCGGCCGTGGCCAAGCACGGCCGCGTGGACATCATGTACAGCAACGCGGGCGTCGTGGAAAGAACGACATCTATTGTCGACGTGGACAAGGGCGAGCTCCAGCGCACCCTCAGCGTCAACTTGGCCGGGGCCTTCCTAGCCGCGAAGCATGCAGCCAGGGTAATGGCCCCGGCCAGGAAAGGGTGCATAATATTCACCGCCAGCGCGTGCACCGAGGTCGCCGGGATCGCGGGGCACGCCTACGTGGCGTCCAAATATGGGATCGTGGGGTTGATGAAGAGCCTGGCGGTGGAGCTTGGATCGCACGGGATTAGAGCTAATTGTGTTTCCCCATTTGGGGTGTTGACGGGGATTGCGGCTAGGGATGAAAAGACAAAGTTGATGTTTGATGGTATGATGTCGGCGGTGGGGAATCTGAAGGGGAAGATTCTGACGGCGGAGGATGTTGCAAAGGCGGCGCTTTACTTGGCTAGTGAGGAGGCTAGCTATGTGAGTGGGTTGAATCTTGTTGTGGATGGAGGGTATAGTGTTGTCAATCCCACTCTTAACAATATCATGAGCGCTGGCCAATCTTGA